In Tripterygium wilfordii isolate XIE 37 chromosome 17, ASM1340144v1, whole genome shotgun sequence, the genomic window ataaacttacataatttaGGTGACAAGTCAAATAGACATGTcatatagattaaaaaaaaacaaactttattaaagaagtcacataggcatgccacatgtttTTGTAAGTTTAcgtatgtttattttatggatgtgtagtactTCTGAAAAAGTAATATTTTAGTATTGTAGAGATATGATAGAGATAATATAATTGTTGTTGAATATAGATgttataaattatcaaaaaataattatgtttaATTGTATAGTTTGCACTAACCCCCATCATAAAATTTGTATTGAGAGAAAATGACATGCTATTGATCAAGGCCGGCATGGATAGTAAATTGGCCTGAACAACAAGATTCTCAAAGTCTCATATGGCCCAATGGGCTCTTGCCAGGACTCGGCCCAGTTTCCAACTCCTCGAGATAACGACAAAATGTGTGAaaacttataaatttttgttgtaaatttataatgttttaacactggaagaaagaagatattcttaagaaaacaaaatagctTAGTTGATACTTATATGTATAATATGTATGGTTATTTATAAAAATGTCGAGTTCAAATCTCGTCATCCCTTccctataataaaaaaataaatggcTGTTGGAGCAAGAGCTCGAGCTCCACCATGAACCCACAATGACCAACCTATCCAACCAAATGCCTTATCCACCTGCCACGTCAGCACTATCTTGATCTCAGGAAAACAAGTGGTGGTGCATCTCAGCAATAAGAAAGCCACAAAGCAAAGAAAATTTGACAAAGATCATTCTTCATTTTCACTCTGCATTGGATTCAGAATCCTGTGAGGGTTTTGGTTGCCATGGCTTCAACATCCTCTACTACTCTCTTTATCTCGTCTTCATCCGCTTTTGTAGACGCCAAGGCTCCTCGCCAAACATCCGCCGCATCCCCACAATGTGTCACTCTTCCCacgcttcctcctcctcctcccattCAGTTTCATAACCGAGCCTCCAAGACCACCAGTTACTGTGAGTCAGTCGCATACACTTACTTTATCAATTTGGGTATCGAGAGAAGTAACAGAGATGGGTAttcattttttggtttttcaggTCGCAAAATTTCCCGGAATGTCAGGGCAATGGCCACTGGGGAGGCTCCGGCTGAAGTCGCAGGGACGGAGTTGCCAGATGTGGAGTTGCCGGATGTGGCTAAGACAATTCAAGAAGCTGTGAGTATTTTACAACCTGTAGAAACTAGTGTCCTATTTTGAAATCACAAATTTTTGATTCGATGACTACTAGACAGTGGGATAAACTGGACGATAAGTATGCAGTGACTTCACTTGTGGTGGCCGGCGTGGTAGCTTTGTGGGTTTTCACTGGGATGATCTCGGTATGGGTTCTTGAATTGCGCACTTGTTGTTTGATAAAAGTCCTCCCGCATTTCTTTGGATGTGAACCTAACTAGTTTCAGCGCTTTAACTGGTAAATTGGGTGGTTGATTAAAAAGTGTTTGATGATGTTTTGCTACAGGCCATTGATAGGCTTCCTTTGGTTCCAGGAGTTCTTGAACTAGTAGGCATAGGCTACACTGGGGTAAGTATTGAGCCTTCATACTCTTTAGTCTTATTTTGAAATGTTTCACGTGTTGATGCAAGGTAACGCAACTCTTGGTCATTGAAAGAGCTGATTAGGTCCAACTCAGTCAATGTTGAAACGTTTCAACTTAAGAATCCAATGATGAAAATTGATTCACATGCATACTCGGATAAATTTTCAACTATTCGGGTAGTCAAAATCAATATAAGGAATCTGCCTGAACAGTAGAAATTTGTTCGTTTGTGTATATTGGAACAAATTTCAACTTTGGATTCCCAAGTTGTAACGTGTGAACATTCAATGATTGAGTTGGAAATGAACAACTTGTTCAGTAACCAAAAATTGCATTACCCTGTGTTCATGAATCATGCTTGTAAACAAATCAGCTTGTGGTTTATTTGAACTTTCTATAACTTTGAGCAAGATGCAACATCCACTTTTCTGGACTTGTGTCATTTAGTGAATGAcagtcatcatcattatcatagCCTTTATCCAAATCAAGTTGGATTCGGTGACATGAATCCATATAAGAAGCAGACGCCATATATTCCCATCAAATGTTACACTCTTGACTATACTTCACGCTCCAAATATTTTCTTTCAACTACCATGAACATAAGAATTAGTATCTTGTTCTTgtacctaaattttttttagctcCAGTC contains:
- the LOC119982742 gene encoding protein CURVATURE THYLAKOID 1B, chloroplastic-like; this translates as MASTSSTTLFISSSSAFVDAKAPRQTSAASPQCVTLPTLPPPPPIQFHNRASKTTSYCRKISRNVRAMATGEAPAEVAGTELPDVELPDVAKTIQEAWDKLDDKYAVTSLVVAGVVALWVFTGMISAIDRLPLVPGVLELVGIGYTGWFAYKNLIFKPEREELIEKIKDTYKNVIGTS